Proteins found in one Molothrus aeneus isolate 106 unplaced genomic scaffold, BPBGC_Maene_1.0 scaffold_35, whole genome shotgun sequence genomic segment:
- the LOC136570603 gene encoding maestro heat-like repeat-containing protein family member 7: MWGTIMSSSRTAEPALQLLLDVLSAWPVHSVYTSDGDNAGVFALAATVALWRVFNLAWRSPVVLEYFSNLFLHLLFQAYISMQDMPEEVETFWKGCQEQHGLSANPNSFALQTLKALLCQMRYEHVVLSMERKRAWDTLLCADTHYCAVGLLAREMRRVSIIWCCGMASCLFDLLSQGISDWELPALAFLVEVLDCLDLSECGKKVLEILTRHLQSESRQMRGVALRGLVVLTSMDPSMYSLTESLGKLLWDRDEDIVEKTLIVLSLLLLQKDLAIASPIALQLAEALWHLFDNDNSLVQLLSIRLFQDVITLVVAKGEKALKKHVRQSLLPLFFHCHDENGRVAQASRETLLSAVSFLKRKDLKQLLQTDQMWRFAECLLAEDRSRAAEQLRLALPYVRSAQEPLREAAVRFMGMAGRFLTGQQPHFRIICRALQDMTDDTSPAISCLALQALYILLALQSVPCSRLQKMRDQLRRLWHSRPLLCGRG, translated from the exons ATGTGGGGAACCATCATGTCCTCGAGCAGGACTGCGGAGCCGGCGCTGCAGCTACTCCTCGATGTGCTGAGCGCCTGGCCAGTGCACAGCGTGTACACCTCCGATGGGGACAACGCAGGAGtctttgccctggct GCAACTGTGGCCCTGTGGAGAGTCTTCAATCTGGCCTGGCGCTCGCCTGTGGTGCTGGAGTATTTCTCCAATCTCTTtctgcatctgctcttccaagctTACATCAGCATGCAGGATATGCCAGAAGAGGTTGAGACCTTCtggaagggatgccaggagCAACACGGCCTCTCCGCCaaccccaacag cttTGCGCTGCAGACCCTgaaggccctgctctgccaaatGCGCTATGAGCACGTGGTGCTGTCCATGGAACGCAAGCGTGcctgggacacgctgctctgtGCCGACACCCACTACTGTGCAgtgggtctgctggccag ggagatgcgccGTGTCTCCATCATCTGGTGTTGCGGCATGGCATCCTGCCTCTTTGACCTGCTCAGCCAAGGCATTTCAGACTGGGAGCTGCCCGCCCTGGCCTTCCTGGTGGAG gtcctgGATTGCCTGGACTTGAGCGAATGCGGTAAAAAAGTCCTGGAGATCTTGACAAGGCACCTGCAGAGCGAGTCCAGGCAGATGCGTGGCGTGGCGCTGCGAGGCCTCGTGGTGCTCACCTCGATG GATCCAAGCATGTACAGCCTGACTGAAAGCCTTGGGAAGCTACTGTGGGATAGGGATGAAGACATCGTGGAGAAGACCCTCATTGtgctcagcctcctgctgctgcagaaagacCTGGCAATAGCCAGCCCCAtcgccctgcagctggctgaagcGCTCTGGCACCTCTTTGACAAT GACAACAGccttgtgcagctgctctccattcgCCTCTTCCAAGACGTGATCACCTTGGTAGTGGCAAAGGGAGAAAAGGCCCTGAAGAAGCACGTGAGGCAGAGCCTGCTcccactcttcttccactgccacgATGAGAACGGGCgtgtggcacag gcctcTCGGGAAACGCTGCTTTCTGCAGTAAGcttcctgaagaggaaggatctcaagcagctgctgcagacgGATCAGATGTGGAGATTTGCCGAGTGCTTG ctggcagaggacaggagccgagcggccgagcagCTGCGCCTGGCCCTGCCCTACGTGCGGAGcgcacaggagcccctgcgagaggcggccGTCAGGTTCATGG GGATGGCCGGGCGCTTCCTGACAGGGCAGCAGCCGCACTTCCGCATCATCTGCAGGG CCCTTCAGGACATGACGGAtgacaccagccctgccatcTCATGCCTGGCGCTTCAAGCTCTGTACATCCTTTTAGCTCTACAGAGCGTTCCCTGCTCCCGACTCCAGAAGATGCGAGACCAACTGCGCCGCCTCTGGCACTCGCGGCCTTTGCTGTGTGGCCGTGGCTGA
- the LOC136570602 gene encoding class II histocompatibility antigen, B-L beta chain-like, with translation MGRGAAAGALLVALVVLGAPPAAGAELSGVFQNMHKYECQFINGTEKVRFVARYIYKRDQFLIFDSDVGVYVGFTHYGERWARDRNSDPEWMQKTRTAVDWLCRHNYDIYAKFTTVEQRVPPSATKIPPITSQPLPSLSLCSVMDFYPAAIQVRWFQGQQALSEHVVATDVIPNGDWTYQLLVLLETPPRRGLTYSCQVEHVSLEQTLSRHWEMPPDAARSKMLTGIGGFVLGFVFLALGLGFYVRKKLLSRRRPQPLPVGSGPAGTPRSVPAPLILGGVPCPPSPAGALPPPSACSQCSQ, from the exons aTGGGGCGAGGGGCGGCAGCTGGGGCCctactggtggcactggtggtgctgggagcccccccggctGCGGGCGCGGAGCTCTCGG GGGTGTTCCAGAACATGCATAAGTACGAATGTCAGTTCATTAACGGCACCGAAAAGGTGAGGTTCGTTGCGAGATACATCTACAAGCGGGATCAGTTCCTGATATTCGACAGCGACGTCGGGGTGTACGTGGGGTTCACCCACTATGGGGAGAGgtgggccagggacagaaacagCGACCCGGAATGGATGCAGAAAACACGGACTGCGGTGGACTGGCTCTGTCGGCACAACTACGATATTTATGCCAAGTTCACCACCGTGGAGCAGCGAG ttcctcccagtgccaccaaaaTCCCTCCCATTACCTCTCAGCCTCTCCC ctctctctctctctgctccgtgatggatttctaccctgctgccatccaggtGAGGTGGTTCCAGGGCCAGCAGGCGCTCTCGGAGCACGTGGTGGCCACCGACGTGATCCCCAACGGGGACTGGACCtaccagctgctggtgctgctggaaaccCCGCCCCGGCGCGGGCTCACCTACAGCTGCCAGGTGGAGCACGTCAGCCTCGAGCAGACCCTGAGCCGGCACTGGG AGATGCCGCCGGACGCCGCCCGCAGCAAGATGCTGACGGGCATCGGGGGCTTCGTCTTGGGCTTCGTCTTCCTGGCGCTGGGGCTCGGCTTCTACGTGCGCAAGAAG ctcctgagccgGCGGCGGCCGCAGCCCCTCCCCGTGGGCTCGGGCCCGGCCGGGACCCCCCGCTCCGTCCCCGCTCcgctgattttggggggggtcccgtgtccccccagccctgctggcgcTCTGCCCCCGCCCAgtgcctgctcccagtgctcccaataA